From one Acidobacteriota bacterium genomic stretch:
- a CDS encoding DUF1902 domain-containing protein: MMKRVFRVQAVWDAEAEVFYSRSDIEGLHIEAADLEEFETIMMDVAPELIIVNHWTAPEIAEHSFKDLIPAILWQHPDMGRATA, from the coding sequence ATGATGAAGCGGGTCTTTAGAGTGCAAGCTGTTTGGGATGCCGAAGCAGAGGTCTTCTACTCCCGAAGCGATATAGAAGGCTTACATATCGAGGCAGCCGATCTAGAGGAGTTCGAGACCATCATGATGGACGTGGCCCCTGAATTGATTATTGTGAACCACTGGACTGCTCCAGAGATCGCTGAGCATTCTTTCAAGGACTTGATCCCAGCAATTCTGTGGCAGCATCCAGATATGGGAAGGGCGACCGCATAG
- a CDS encoding PQQ-like beta-propeller repeat protein, whose translation MKRTSLIFAGILGLSLAAASPPPADFDDQWPNWRGPDNTGMARTGAPVRWGTTQNVKWMTPIPGKGHSTPIIWKDRIYLTTAIPTSPIPDATGRGPNRPPRRPRAERGGEGRPDPERRRRLRERFRRRMQMTLVEHKFEVLCLDKETGKILWRQTATKETPHEGYHRRYGSFASNSAATDGRHLYAFFGSRGLFVYDLDGNLAWKKNFGVKMRMRNGFGEGTAPVLHGDTLILNFDHEGQSFIMALDKNTGIELWRRDRDERSTWTTPLVTEHSGKTQVIVTGDNRVRSYDIANGDLIWECGGLGLNPVPIPVRHRDTVIVMTGHRSPNMLAIRLDRTGDLTDTDAVLWTNQRGNAYTACPVYADGKLYVLTDRGLISCFDADTGKPFYHQQRLPNPYQFKASPVGSGGRLYLASEQGDVIVLKMGEEYNVEAVNSMPDHFFISSPVIVDNQLFLRSQDALYCISE comes from the coding sequence ATGAAAAGAACATCTTTGATCTTTGCCGGTATCCTGGGCTTGTCGCTGGCCGCCGCGTCTCCGCCCCCGGCCGATTTCGATGACCAATGGCCCAACTGGCGCGGTCCCGACAACACCGGCATGGCCCGCACGGGAGCGCCGGTCCGGTGGGGCACCACCCAAAACGTCAAGTGGATGACTCCCATCCCCGGGAAGGGGCATTCCACACCCATCATCTGGAAAGACCGGATCTACCTGACCACCGCCATCCCCACGTCCCCCATCCCCGACGCAACGGGACGCGGTCCGAATCGGCCTCCCCGGCGGCCGCGAGCGGAGAGAGGAGGCGAGGGCAGGCCCGACCCGGAACGGCGGCGGCGCTTGCGGGAACGATTCCGGCGCCGCATGCAAATGACCCTGGTGGAGCACAAGTTCGAGGTCCTGTGCCTGGACAAGGAGACGGGAAAGATCCTGTGGCGGCAGACAGCAACCAAAGAGACGCCTCACGAGGGCTACCACCGGCGTTACGGCAGCTTCGCCTCCAATTCCGCTGCCACCGACGGCCGCCACCTCTACGCCTTCTTCGGCTCCCGGGGCCTCTTCGTCTACGACCTGGACGGGAATCTGGCCTGGAAAAAGAACTTCGGCGTGAAAATGAGAATGCGCAACGGTTTCGGTGAGGGGACGGCGCCGGTCCTTCACGGCGATACTCTGATTCTCAACTTCGACCATGAAGGCCAGTCCTTCATCATGGCTCTGGACAAAAATACGGGGATAGAACTGTGGCGCCGCGACCGGGACGAGCGGAGCACCTGGACCACTCCGCTGGTCACGGAGCACTCGGGAAAAACCCAGGTCATTGTGACCGGAGACAACCGGGTCCGCAGCTACGACATCGCCAACGGCGACCTGATCTGGGAATGCGGCGGGCTGGGACTGAACCCGGTCCCCATACCGGTCCGCCACCGGGACACGGTGATCGTGATGACGGGGCACCGCAGTCCCAACATGCTGGCCATTCGACTGGACCGAACGGGTGACCTGACCGATACGGACGCGGTCCTCTGGACCAACCAACGGGGGAACGCCTACACCGCCTGTCCCGTTTATGCCGACGGGAAGCTCTACGTGCTGACGGACCGGGGACTCATCAGCTGCTTCGACGCCGACACGGGCAAACCCTTCTACCACCAGCAGCGCCTGCCCAATCCTTACCAGTTCAAGGCCTCGCCGGTGGGGTCCGGGGGCCGGCTCTACCTGGCCAGCGAACAGGGTGACGTCATCGTTCTCAAAATGGGTGAGGAATACAACGTCGAGGCGGTCAACTCCATGCCGGACCACTTCTTCATCTCGTCGCCGGTAATCGTTGACAACCAGCTCTTTCTGCGCAGCCAGGACGCTCTTTATTGCATCAGCGAGTGA
- a CDS encoding carbon-nitrogen hydrolase family protein — MKIRIATCQFPVTSDIRSNLGYVKRQMKAARDKGADLAHFSECCLGGYAGVDLPSLEGYDWDLLQRSAREVTELARELGLWVILGSNHRLSGGHLPHNSLYLIDPQGRVVDRYDKRFCTGSRTQVQDDLSHYSPGNRFVVFEVNSVRCGIQICHDFRYPELYREYKRREVQLMFHSYHNGGMTLEHKRKYHDVWKVLVLATMQTYAASNYMWISVNNTTRRHSSGSSFVVQPDGLIAGRLPLHRAGVLISTIDTEAPFYDASKEWRSRAMRGVFHSGTPVDDLRSKDRTCL, encoded by the coding sequence ATGAAAATCAGAATTGCGACTTGCCAATTTCCCGTGACCAGCGACATCCGGAGCAACCTGGGCTATGTGAAAAGACAGATGAAGGCGGCCCGCGACAAGGGAGCCGACCTGGCCCATTTTTCCGAGTGCTGCCTCGGCGGCTATGCCGGTGTCGACCTGCCTTCTCTTGAGGGTTACGACTGGGACCTGCTCCAGCGTTCAGCTCGGGAAGTGACCGAACTGGCCCGGGAATTGGGTCTGTGGGTGATCCTGGGGTCGAACCATCGCCTGAGCGGCGGTCATCTTCCGCACAACAGCCTCTACCTCATCGATCCCCAGGGGAGGGTCGTGGACCGTTACGACAAGCGGTTCTGCACCGGTTCCAGGACCCAGGTCCAGGATGACCTGAGCCACTACAGTCCGGGCAACCGGTTCGTGGTCTTTGAAGTCAACAGTGTCCGTTGCGGCATCCAGATCTGCCATGACTTCCGCTATCCGGAGCTTTACCGGGAGTACAAGCGGCGGGAGGTTCAGCTGATGTTCCACTCCTACCACAACGGCGGAATGACGCTGGAGCACAAGCGGAAATATCACGACGTCTGGAAGGTGCTGGTGCTCGCTACCATGCAGACTTACGCCGCCAGCAACTACATGTGGATCAGTGTCAACAATACGACGCGCCGCCACAGCAGCGGCTCGAGCTTCGTTGTGCAGCCGGACGGTCTGATCGCCGGGAGGCTGCCGCTGCACCGTGCGGGAGTCCTGATATCGACCATCGATACCGAAGCGCCCTTTTACGACGCGTCGAAGGAATGGCGGTCCCGGGCGATGCGTGGCGTGTTCCACAGCGGCACGCCGGTGGACGATCTCCGGTCCAAAGACCGGACCTGCCTATGA